In Actinomycetota bacterium, a genomic segment contains:
- the ftsW gene encoding putative lipid II flippase FtsW has protein sequence MSTGVTSITRARTARRKVTRRRSANARYAVLLLVPVALLTVIGLGAIRSASSVVGIELYGDGWIYFKKQALWIGVGVVVAIIAARVPYRVYRKAAGPLLVVAIAGLVAVLQFGVVAGGSRRWIEIGSLTIQPSEFAKFAVVVYLAAALERKERLLGDMWHLAVPLGVSGGVAVLLILLEPDLGTAMVIFGAAFAVSAVSAARLRHLAVTAFGGSAVAFLLAMVSPYRRARLTSFLHPFADPLGSGWQVVQSYVALGTGGAFGVGLGASRARWSFLPNAHTDFIFAIIGEETGFAGAVTVLAMFALIGVVGYLIAMRAPDHFGRMLAVGIVSWLSLQALVNLGGVVGLLPITGMPLPFMSVGGSSLVTAFGAIGVLVNIARNGTNPTA, from the coding sequence ATGAGCACAGGAGTCACTTCGATCACCCGTGCCAGGACCGCCCGGCGCAAGGTTACCCGGCGACGCTCCGCCAACGCGCGGTACGCAGTCCTCCTGCTGGTTCCCGTCGCGCTACTCACCGTGATCGGTCTCGGCGCGATCAGGTCGGCATCATCGGTGGTCGGGATCGAGTTGTACGGCGACGGCTGGATCTACTTCAAGAAGCAGGCGCTCTGGATTGGGGTCGGAGTGGTTGTGGCGATCATTGCTGCGAGAGTTCCCTATCGCGTCTACCGAAAGGCTGCGGGCCCACTCCTCGTCGTGGCAATTGCGGGTCTTGTCGCCGTGCTGCAGTTCGGCGTTGTGGCCGGAGGCTCGAGGCGGTGGATCGAGATCGGCTCGCTGACGATCCAGCCATCGGAGTTCGCGAAGTTCGCCGTTGTCGTCTACCTCGCGGCTGCTCTGGAGAGAAAGGAGCGCCTGCTCGGTGACATGTGGCACCTCGCGGTGCCGCTGGGAGTGTCCGGGGGTGTTGCCGTGCTCCTGATTCTCCTGGAGCCGGATCTGGGTACGGCGATGGTGATCTTCGGCGCAGCGTTCGCCGTCTCCGCCGTGTCGGCGGCACGACTTCGCCACCTTGCGGTGACGGCATTCGGTGGATCCGCGGTCGCATTCCTCCTCGCAATGGTGTCCCCGTACCGGCGCGCACGACTCACGTCGTTTCTTCATCCGTTCGCCGATCCGCTCGGTAGCGGCTGGCAAGTCGTCCAGAGTTACGTTGCCCTCGGAACCGGGGGAGCGTTCGGCGTTGGGCTCGGTGCCAGTCGCGCCCGATGGTCGTTCCTCCCCAACGCCCACACCGACTTCATCTTCGCCATTATCGGTGAGGAGACCGGATTCGCAGGAGCGGTGACGGTGCTCGCGATGTTCGCCCTGATCGGCGTCGTTGGTTACCTCATTGCGATGCGTGCACCCGACCATTTCGGCCGCATGCTCGCAGTTGGGATCGTCTCCTGGCTCTCGCTCCAGGCCCTCGTCAACTTGGGGGGTGTCGTCGGCCTCCTTCCGATCACCGGAATGCCGCTGCCGTTCATGTCCGTCGGGGGGAGTTCTCTCGTCACGGCTTTCGGCGCGATCGGCGTGCTTGTCAACATCGCACGGAACGGGACGAATCCAACCGCATGA
- a CDS encoding UDP-N-acetylglucosamine--N-acetylmuramyl-(pentapeptide) pyrophosphoryl-undecaprenol N-acetylglucosamine transferase: MSYAIAAAGTGGHVYPGLAIAEELERHGVAKRDVLFVGGDRLEAQVYPEAGFPFLALRLQGLRRSLAIDNLKLPFVVRTASRRARSEFESRGVKVVLGMGSYVTVPVGWAAHRMGIPLYLHEQNGAAGVANRIMSRWAQTTFVSFDGTKGVRHPETVGTPIRRNFLTSRSDLRHVALARYGLDLGTVVVGVFGGSLGAGVLNAAIGDLARHWDGPPISLLHLVGTRNVDAVDTAGARIPWIVVGYEDAMEYFYAASDLVVSRAGGVAVAEIAVTHTPSILVPGGFGGGHQASNAAAMERAGAAVHLAEEDISSLRTIVRTLVEDPGKRRKMAEAAISMARVDAAERIAATLVSAHG; the protein is encoded by the coding sequence ATGAGCTATGCCATCGCCGCAGCGGGTACCGGGGGGCACGTCTACCCGGGCCTTGCCATCGCCGAAGAACTGGAACGTCACGGAGTGGCCAAACGGGACGTTCTGTTCGTCGGAGGAGATCGATTGGAGGCACAGGTCTATCCGGAAGCGGGTTTTCCGTTTCTCGCTCTCCGGCTACAGGGCCTGAGGCGAAGTCTGGCGATCGACAACCTCAAGCTCCCCTTCGTGGTGCGCACGGCATCTCGACGAGCACGAAGTGAGTTCGAGTCACGAGGAGTGAAGGTGGTCCTCGGCATGGGCAGCTACGTGACCGTACCGGTCGGATGGGCCGCGCACCGGATGGGGATACCCCTGTACCTGCACGAGCAGAACGGGGCAGCCGGAGTAGCGAACAGGATCATGTCCCGGTGGGCCCAAACGACGTTCGTATCCTTCGATGGGACCAAAGGTGTTCGCCATCCCGAAACGGTCGGCACACCGATACGGCGAAACTTCTTGACGAGTCGCTCCGATCTGCGCCACGTCGCCCTGGCGCGCTACGGTCTCGATTTGGGCACGGTGGTCGTCGGGGTGTTCGGAGGCAGTCTCGGGGCAGGGGTTCTCAACGCTGCGATCGGGGACCTTGCGCGCCATTGGGACGGTCCTCCGATCTCGCTGCTTCATCTCGTCGGTACGCGGAATGTGGATGCTGTCGATACGGCCGGAGCGCGCATACCTTGGATCGTCGTGGGCTATGAAGATGCAATGGAGTACTTCTACGCGGCGAGCGATCTCGTCGTATCTCGCGCCGGAGGGGTTGCCGTCGCCGAGATTGCGGTAACGCACACTCCTTCCATTCTCGTGCCCGGAGGCTTCGGCGGCGGACACCAAGCGTCGAATGCCGCCGCGATGGAGCGTGCCGGAGCCGCGGTGCACCTCGCCGAGGAGGACATCTCCAGTCTCCGAACTATTGTGAGAACGCTCGTGGAAGACCCAGGGAAACGCAGGAAGATGGCCGAAGCGGCGATCTCGATGGCCCGCGTCGATGCCGCCGAACGGATTGCCGCCACACTCGTGTCTGCCCATGGCTGA
- the murC gene encoding UDP-N-acetylmuramate--L-alanine ligase, which produces MAELAERVHIVGVGGSGMSALAKLLSGLGHRVSGSDIRPSIALERLSDLGIETWAGSSPDAMADAGLVVASSAIPDSDPELRAAVAAGIAVWDRPRLLEALTSHMPAVGATGTHGKTTSSALLVAAARGAGLEPSFVVGGELIGLGTNAAVGTDDLFILEADEAFGTFLSVHLRALMVTNVEAEHLDYYGSMDALEDAFVEVVRKVDGPVVICADDPGSQRVAQRSNRPTYGLSDDARWRIRDLTLASDAVHFTFMHTAVTVPRPGLHIARNAAGVLALAAELGFDVEGAAAGIQQFRGVRRRFELRGRVAGVTIIDDYAHHPTEIAATIEAATRGEWRRVWAVFQPHRYTRTKELHREFGAAFSAADEVVVTDIYAAGETPVPGVTGELVADAARARTNSHVTYVPHRVDLGDFLAGKVQAGDLVLTLGAGDITLLGSELVKLLEEG; this is translated from the coding sequence ATGGCTGAACTTGCCGAACGCGTCCACATCGTTGGAGTTGGAGGCTCCGGGATGAGCGCGCTGGCGAAGCTGCTGTCGGGACTCGGTCATCGGGTGAGCGGCTCGGATATCCGTCCGAGCATCGCGCTCGAGCGCCTGTCGGATCTTGGAATCGAGACATGGGCAGGCAGCAGTCCGGACGCGATGGCAGACGCCGGGCTCGTGGTCGCCTCCTCCGCCATTCCTGACTCGGACCCGGAGCTTCGTGCCGCAGTCGCCGCGGGAATTGCAGTCTGGGACCGTCCACGGCTTCTCGAGGCGTTGACCTCCCACATGCCTGCCGTAGGAGCCACCGGAACCCACGGAAAGACAACCTCGAGTGCCCTGTTGGTTGCTGCAGCGAGAGGCGCAGGCCTCGAACCTTCCTTCGTGGTTGGCGGCGAACTCATCGGGCTGGGAACCAATGCCGCCGTCGGGACCGATGATCTGTTCATTCTCGAAGCCGACGAGGCCTTTGGCACGTTCCTCTCGGTGCATCTGCGTGCGCTCATGGTGACCAATGTCGAAGCAGAGCACCTCGACTACTACGGATCGATGGATGCGCTCGAGGACGCGTTCGTGGAAGTGGTCCGCAAGGTGGACGGCCCGGTCGTGATCTGTGCGGACGATCCGGGATCTCAAAGGGTCGCACAGCGCAGCAACCGGCCCACGTACGGGCTCAGTGATGATGCGCGTTGGAGGATCCGAGACCTCACTCTCGCCAGCGATGCGGTGCATTTCACGTTCATGCACACTGCCGTGACGGTCCCCAGGCCGGGTCTACATATCGCTCGCAATGCGGCAGGCGTCCTCGCTTTGGCCGCCGAACTGGGTTTCGATGTCGAAGGGGCTGCGGCCGGCATCCAGCAGTTCCGTGGAGTGCGACGCCGATTCGAACTCCGTGGCCGCGTGGCCGGGGTGACAATCATCGATGACTACGCTCATCATCCGACGGAGATCGCAGCAACCATCGAGGCGGCGACTCGCGGCGAATGGCGTCGTGTCTGGGCCGTTTTCCAGCCGCACCGCTACACCAGAACCAAGGAGCTCCACCGCGAGTTCGGCGCAGCGTTCTCTGCTGCCGATGAGGTCGTCGTCACCGATATCTACGCCGCGGGAGAAACGCCGGTGCCGGGTGTGACGGGGGAGTTGGTCGCCGACGCGGCGCGGGCGCGTACCAACAGTCATGTCACCTATGTCCCACACAGGGTGGACCTTGGTGACTTCCTCGCCGGGAAGGTCCAGGCCGGTGATCTCGTGCTCACCCTCGGCGCGGGCGACATCACCCTGTTGGGCTCCGAGTTGGTGAAACTGTTGGAGGAAGGATGA